From the genome of Tripterygium wilfordii isolate XIE 37 chromosome 6, ASM1340144v1, whole genome shotgun sequence:
GTACATGATGCTACCAAACTATGCTTTGGCCACAGATTATGCATTGCGCTCAGGCACATCAACGGCAGCACCTCATGTTGCTGGAGTGGCAGCTTTATTGAAAGCTGTACATCCTGAATGGAGTCCTGCAGCAATCCGATCAGCTCTCATGACGACAGCGCATACCGTTGATAATACTGGCAGAAGAATCGGAAGCCAAGGTTTTGCAAGCTATCCCAGTTCACCTCTAGATTTTGGCGCAGGCCACATTAACCCAAACCAAGCTATGGATCCTGGACTAATCTATGACTTGGGTCCCCAAGATTATATTGATTTCTTATGCGGCATCGGCTATAGTACTCAACAAATGAGTGCTGTACTTAGAAGAAATCAGTGGAATTGCCAAGCAATAGCAGCTTCTGATCTAAATTACCCTTCCTTTATTGGTGTTTTAAGCGATGAAGAGAATATAAAGAACTTCACCAGGGTTGTGACAAATGTGGGCAATGATAGTTCCATTTATTTTGCGATAGTAGAAACTCCGCCAGGAATGGTTGTCAAAGTATATCCTGGTATTCTGAATTTCACTCAGAAATATCAGAAGTTAAGTTTTGTTGTGGTTCTAGAGATCGACGAGGAATCTTCAAAGGTGGAATATGGTTTTCTCAGATGGATTGATCAGTGGAACCACATAGTAGCCAGTCCCATAGTGGCCCTCCATTTCTAGTTCCCTCTCCCTCAACATGTAtactcttttatatatatatacatgtatgtgtgtatgtatgtatgctcaaaatttgttttttgataaagatATATATTCTCAACATGTATATTCATTCCCGGACTCTTGTGATTAGTGAGATGATGAGAAGAGTTTCTTTCTCTGGTCTAACTACGAACTAGTATAGTCAGGGCGGACCCAGATTAGAATTATGGGGTGAATAAGTGGTGGGGTGTGGAGTATTGCTctcgaaatttttttaatggttaTTTATATGCTGTTTATTAAATAATACAAATCCAACatgaaatattatattataaaaatcataTCCATAAATTGTTTAACAATTAGAATTGTAATTTACGAATTCTCATGTtctaataatattatataaattatgaatttcatGAAACATTTTTTCTCAATACATGTAACTAAATAAGAGGTAGTCACGAAAACTAGTAAACCTTTGGTTTTCGATTCGTCTTCCATCACTAAAAAGCCCAAATAATCTGTTGTACTAGTGTGGCCCAATCAActgcatatatcatatatggacCGTCCGCTCCACTTCTAGATACTAAGTTGGGCCAGATAGTTAAGTCTATTAGCCAATTAGGCTTGGCTGTATGTAGGTCCACCTCTGAGTATAGTTAGATGGAATAAACATTTTTCTGTACATTTACGTCCATGGTAGCTTGAGTGCAGGAAGTGCAGCATGAGGGAATGAGAATGATATTGATGTATCTATTGATGCTTGATGGAAATGAAGCTCATCGTGGGCTGGGTTACTTGCCCGACCCAGCATTAAGCAGGTTACTTGCCCAGCCCAGCATTAAGCCCTCGGACCAGGTTTGGGCCAAGAACATGCTTTGGATTAGTTAAAAACGCCAAGGGCCCAAGCCATAATATAAGGAAGGTCAGAGCTGGATATGTTTGGCCCATCTGTTGAAGCTCTCTGTCTTACTGCAACTGTGTTTCGCCGCATTGCTCCTTGCACCAGGTGTTGACTCATCTCCGCCGGAAAAGTTTGATCAGAAGTTTCAGTCTCCATTCTCCAACTCTGGTATGTAACAATCACTGATCATCTGCTTGAAAGCTTTATGCTTGTCTTAGCGATGTcgtaattagctattcttttgATACTCTAAAACAATATGGATTATGGAGCTAATGAGCTATATATCTTTCTCATGATCTCTTAAgtgtttgattttcttctgaaattaatattttaggAATATTGTGGTTGTTTATGCTCTGTCTTGTTAGTCACAGTTGAACATCAAGCTTTAGATTCATTTTAATTGGCCCGGAGTTtctaataaaattttgaaaatggtgGTATTCATTCGAGGCCAAAAAAACTATAGAAATTGGGTCGATTTTGAAGGAATATCATTGTGTCCCGAATGTGTGTATATCACTGAGAAACTTCGATGCTATATCTATGCTGATTCTTCATAAAGCAATATGCGCTTATGGAGCAGTAAATCAAACAGATTTGGAAGGAAAGATAATActcctgtttttgtttttctaaatgCATATGATTTCTTCTATATCTCCTTTCTATCACATCAATTTTGAGATTCCTCATTGTGTAGTTCAAAGCGTGAAGAAGATAAGAGTTAACATCCCATGTTTGATTTTACGATTTTAATTGTAATAATCGTATCAAGGTTTTCTTTCGTTCTTTTGGCCTCTCTTGGTTTCAAATTGCTGTTCTTAGTATGAGATAACTTCTCTACACATAGCTGTTTGTAATAGTAAGTTTAAATTATTGAACCTCTTAACCTTTCTATTCTTGAGTAGTCAATTATTTGATTATTGCTTCGATTGCTTTTCTTTGTGGAATAAATGAGGGTCATAGATGGGAACTGGAATGTCATGTGGGAGAACTTGATGGCATCTTGTTCTAAGCGTTGTTGTACAGCTGAAGATTAATACGAGGTAAAGCTTAATTTCAGTCTCTGATAATTTGTGTTACGAATTTTAGAACAGTAGTTATGAGTTATTTTTTAGTCATTACTTTCTTGTATTGAtcaatcacatttttttttttgctttgctgTATTACAATTCAACGTAAGGCTCTTTTTAATGTACATCTGAAAGCCCTTTTATAATACTGCATGATCTGTTGTCTGCAACGAAAGAGAGGGGAAAAAACATAATTCTTAATGAGGAAACTGAACCATATTTCCCCTTTTaggaaaccaaaaaaagaaaaagaaaaaaaaattcagaatcaGATTTAGAGTTAAAGGTGAAGGTGAAGTACATCTATGGTGACTTTGGGCCGAAAACTTATCTGGACTCTGGAGATGCAATCCGATCATTATAAGCATGAGGTTTCTCAGGTGAAAATGGATGTCTGTATGGTATGATATAAAAGAAAGTAAGGAATCCCTGTCTATGGATAAAATTAAATGGTCCTTGTCTTTCTGGTGGATGTTAACATAAGTTTTTGCTTTTCTGAACTTCCTTATCTTGACAGTGATGGAGAAATTAGTGCTTTTGAATCAGAAACTAAACTTTTCAGTGACATCTGATAACCATACACAAGCATTATATTGCAAGTAGAAAGATTTGCTTTTTTCAATTAGCTTTGCAATAtgggttttattttcttctcttttacaAATGTGATAGTAACTTGGTAAGAAATTCTCTCTTGCCAATCACAGTGTTATTGGAATAAAATGCAGAAAGTGCCTGCTAGACGTAGACGGCCACTATGGGACTTGATACTACGTGGTTGCGATTATCAATCCATTTGAGATAACCATACACGACTTTTGGAGCTTCCTTATCAATCTCTACACTCACAACAAAACCTTGCTTCTGATATTTCTGGGTGAACTTTAGAGTATTGGGCTCTATCTTGATTCTCATTCCAGTTGGAGCGTCCACAATTGCCTGGTAAACAGCATTGTCATCGCCCACATTTGTGACAACCCTGGTAAACTTCTTTGATGATGAGGCTGTTTGGTTGTTATAAATGGCAATAAAGGAAGGGTAATTTAGGTCGGTTGGTTGTTGACTGCAATTCCAGTGACTTCGTCTAAGTACAGCACTCATCTGTTCTTTAGTGTAGTCGAGGCCGCATAAGAACTCGACATAATCTTGGAAACCCATGTCATAGATTAGTCCAGGCTCCATGGCTTTGTTTGGGTTGATGTGGCCTGCCCCAAAATCTAGAGGCGTACTGTAAACAATGCCATTTGAAAGAGATTGGGCTCTGATTGTTGTGCCATTATTATCCAAGTTATATGCTGTGGTCATTATAGATGATTGTATGGCTGCCGGACTCCATTCAGGGTGTACAGCTTTCAATAAAGCTGCCACTCCAGCAACATGTGGTGCTGCCATTGATGTGCCCGAGTATAGTGCGTAGTCTGTTGCCAGTTTATAGTGCCCTATTTCCATGTATGGCTTATTAGGTGCAACTGCTGCAAGAATATCGACTCCTGGAGCAAGAATATCCGGTTTTAGTATGGCTGGGGTGATCGGATCTGGGCCTCTTGAAGAGAAAAGTGCCACCTGAGGTGCTGGTTTGGTTCCCAACCTCGTCAATACAAATTGCATGCTTTTCACCCTTGCTTCATTTACCCCTGTCACATAATCTCTGACCAGAGTTCCAGAACCAGATGGTAGAATTATACTCGGAATGGAGTATTCTGTTGAAtctaaaattgaaaattctgTCATGAATATTCCCGCAAGGGCACCTTTCTTGCGAAGCTCCTGCACTTGTGAAAAAATGTCGTTGTGGGTGCTATCACAAAATACTATTTTTCCCCTCACCTCAGTTGTATTTAGTGCTCCATTAGCGCATACTGCTTTAGGCCTAGAAGTGTTGCCATAGTACAGAAGTGCATCTTGGATATATACGCTTTCTGGATAATATGAGATTCCTTCAAAAGAGATCCCATTTTCTAGAGTCATTCTAGCGTTGAAACTTCTATCAAGAGTGCCAGCTCCCACTGTTGTGATCCAAGGGGCTCCATTGTGTGTTGAATTATGTGATGCAAAGTTACCGGCCGCACAAACAACCAAAATTCCTTTCTCAATTGCTGAAAGGGCAGCTATAGCAATGACATCCTTGAAGTAAGGAGTATTATCAAAGCCAAGAGACAAGGACATGATATCCACACCATCCGCAATTGCTTGGTCCATGCCAGCAAGGACATCACTCGCTGCACTAAAATCAGAATCTCTTGCGAAGAGGACCTTGTACATTGCAACATGTGCTCTTGGTGCTACTCCTCTTGCAGTGCCTCTTGCATATCCAAAGTGACTCACACCAAGTACATGATTCCCTGCGGCAGTGGATGATGTGTGGGTTCCATGACCGTCGAAGTCTCGTGGTGAGTTGTAATCGAATTCTTCATCGATTTTTATGCCAGCAGCCTGGAGACCTTTGCTAAAAGAGCGCGCCCCGATGAGCTTCCTATTGCAAAGAGAAGGACTAAATGCTGTGCCATTTTCACACAGGCCCTTCCATTTCTGTGGCACTGGTGGCATCCCCTTGTCTCTGAAGCTCTCGCTTTCAGGCCAAATACCTGTGTCAATTATTCCTATGATTACACCTTCGCCATATGATGCATTAGGCCATAGGCCGATGTCATTTCTCAGTCCAAGAAACTCAGAACTGTGAGTGGTATAGAGCTTCCCAAAGGATTCCTTATATGTGGCAACATGAGCTGGAGATTTCTGAATTTCAGATAGTTGAGAAGATGTGAGCCTAGCACTGAAGCCATGCATGGCATGGTTGTAGGAGTAGAGCATCAACTCTTCTTTGTCATCAACCTGAGGTGACAATGATCTCACGATGGACTGGTGCCATGACATATGGGTTGAGAAATATGCAGGCTTCTGGGAGTGGTCCATGTGAATAATGTAAGTCTGATATTCTTCATTCTCTGACACTGCATTGCCGACTTCCAATAACAGCAACAGCAGCAATGGCAGTATTTGGTAAAGAATCAGATTACAGGAGCTCATATTTGTgaccgatgatgatgatggcgaTGTTGGTCGAGTACTTATGGGTATTTGGTATTTATAAAGCCATTCCAGGTAAGTGGCGAACTCTTTGATGCTAGATCATTTGGCATTGTTTTACAAGCTGAATGTTATGCTGGCCGATTTTCCCCAGAAGTTCAGGagaaaatacaatttcattgttcCTGGATCGCGTCCAAGGCCAAGCGGCCTGAGCTGGAGTTTTTGTCATTGTTTCTATCATTATAATCAACTTGTCATTCATAGTCTGTAATGTTCTAATGTTTTATTCATTAAT
Proteins encoded in this window:
- the LOC120000907 gene encoding subtilisin-like protease SBT3 is translated as MSSCNLILYQILPLLLLLLLEVGNAVSENEEYQTYIIHMDHSQKPAYFSTHMSWHQSIVRSLSPQVDDKEELMLYSYNHAMHGFSARLTSSQLSEIQKSPAHVATYKESFGKLYTTHSSEFLGLRNDIGLWPNASYGEGVIIGIIDTGIWPESESFRDKGMPPVPQKWKGLCENGTAFSPSLCNRKLIGARSFSKGLQAAGIKIDEEFDYNSPRDFDGHGTHTSSTAAGNHVLGVSHFGYARGTARGVAPRAHVAMYKVLFARDSDFSAASDVLAGMDQAIADGVDIMSLSLGFDNTPYFKDVIAIAALSAIEKGILVVCAAGNFASHNSTHNGAPWITTVGAGTLDRSFNARMTLENGISFEGISYYPESVYIQDALLYYGNTSRPKAVCANGALNTTEVRGKIVFCDSTHNDIFSQVQELRKKGALAGIFMTEFSILDSTEYSIPSIILPSGSGTLVRDYVTGVNEARVKSMQFVLTRLGTKPAPQVALFSSRGPDPITPAILKPDILAPGVDILAAVAPNKPYMEIGHYKLATDYALYSGTSMAAPHVAGVAALLKAVHPEWSPAAIQSSIMTTAYNLDNNGTTIRAQSLSNGIVYSTPLDFGAGHINPNKAMEPGLIYDMGFQDYVEFLCGLDYTKEQMSAVLRRSHWNCSQQPTDLNYPSFIAIYNNQTASSSKKFTRVVTNVGDDNAVYQAIVDAPTGMRIKIEPNTLKFTQKYQKQGFVVSVEIDKEAPKVVYGYLKWIDNRNHVVSSPIVAVYV